A single region of the Lotus japonicus ecotype B-129 chromosome 4, LjGifu_v1.2 genome encodes:
- the LOC130714828 gene encoding protein FLX-like 4, producing the protein MDARGKVPTSSFERHLVQASGMMRHGQLPGLSSSSAVAAAAAAASHRSLESLPQSHLLEDKVADQEEEIERLAGDNRRLAKTHVALRDDLVSAAQDVQKLKSHIRSIQTESDIQIRVLLDKITKMEVDIRAGDSVRKDLQQALIEAQSLAASRQELSAEIQRAALEVKKAISDVKSLPDLQAELDDLVQERQRLRSTFEYEKSKNIELVDQMKIKEKNLIAMAREVEVLQAEILNAEKRANAPNLFRATTPVDGSGSFSDPYGRAHGQMATAQVGETMAPVVDSNGVAAITSGSGGGGDGGGWA; encoded by the exons ATGGATGCTAGGGGCAAAGTTCCGACATCATCGTTTGAGAGGCACCTCGTGCAAGCTTCTGGGATGATGCGGCATGGTCAATTACCTGGTTTAAGTTCTTCTtctgctgttgctgctgctgctgctgctgcttcccATCGCTCTCTGGAGTCTCTGCCTCAGTCGCATCTGTTGGAGGATAAAGTTGCGGATCAGGAAGAAGAAATAGAGCGACTTGCTGGGGATAACCGTAGACTGGCAAAGACACATGTGGCTTTAAGAGATGATCTTGTTTCCGCTGCACAGGATGTGCAGAAGCTCAAGTCACACATTAGAAGCATCCAGACCGAAAGTGACATTCAGATTAGAGTTTTGCTGGATAAGATTACTAAAATGGAGGTGGATATTAGAGCGGGTGATAGTGTCAGAAAGGACCTCCAACAGGCCCTTATTGAGGCACAGAGCTTGGCAGCTTCCAGGCAGGAATTGAGTGCCGAAATTCAACGAGCCGCTCTGGAAGTGAAGAAGGCCATTAGTGATGTTAAGAGTTTGCCGGATTTGCAGGCTGAACTGGATGATTTAGTGCAAGAACGTCAGAGGTTACG TTCCACATTCGAATATGAAAAGAGCAAAAACATAGAGCTGGTGGatcaaatgaaaataaaagagaagaatCTAATTGCAATGGCAAGAGAAGTCGAAGTTTTACAAGCTGAGATTTTGAATGCTGAGAAAAGAGCAAATG CACCAAATCTGTTTAGAGCTACTACACCTGTAGACGGCAGTGGTTCCTTCTCTGATCCTTATGGGAGAGCTCATGGTCAGATGGCTACTGCCCAAGTAGGAGAGACTATGGCACCAGTTGTTGATAGCAATGGAGTAGCAGCTATCACTAGTGGcagcggtggcggtggtgatggtggtggttgggCATGA